A genome region from Musa acuminata AAA Group cultivar baxijiao chromosome BXJ3-5, Cavendish_Baxijiao_AAA, whole genome shotgun sequence includes the following:
- the LOC135638690 gene encoding SAC3 family protein B-like isoform X2, translated as MAFHDFKHCPGPSAPPSSQVPVIFPSGPSTPKTNIFYEKGRFPSAQINQPRQRQGKVSSRAQRYPVTSSGFASQLNEPVRLGHPTNQGRVLLGATHGTASHVEAKFPSQFSNYHVPGRTRSPVLPSHDAANLVNHYPTVDHIRHSVTSSSFGNQLNEPLRLGHPANHDRLLPGATHATASHVEAKLPSQFSNYHVPGRTNSPTVPSRDAVNLENYNPTADHRRNPVTSSFVSQLNEPLRLGHPTNHDRLLPSATHATASHIEAKFPSQFSNYHVPGRTNSPTVPSRDAVNLENYNPPADQRRNPVTSSFVSQLNEPLRLGHPTNHDRHLPGATHVTASHVDAKFPSQFSNYHVPARTRSPTLPSRDAANLVNHYPTADQRRHSITSSSFGNQLDEPLGPGHPTNQDRPWHAAEHITGSQDVEAKFPSQVSNYRVPGTTRSPTLPSGDAANLVNHHPTADHRRHDITPPRVTNQRKPPVQHSNSPPPERLKMVDYSDIYGTGVDASSKHSFSKEPKRARSPYPPSAAVVGSSSVQHDFEREMQAKARRLARFNFELTQPAENLLDANRKTPENKLSQASVDKWDADKPAEARDSLNRENLLEIESSESSPVVVGLCPDMCPESERGERERKGDLDKYERLDGDRNQTSKYLAVKKYNRTAEREVDLIRPMPVLQMTVDYLLNLLNQPYNEDFLSIYNFLWDRMRAIRMDLRMQHIFGRQAMVMLEQMIRLHIVAMHELCEYNKGEGFSEGFDAHLNIEQMNKTSVELFQMYDDHRKQGISVPTEKEFRGYYALLKLDKHPGYKVEPAELSLDLAKMTPEMRCTQEIVFARNVARSCRIGNFIAFFRLARKATYLQACLMHAHFAKLRTQALASLHGSLQNNQGIPVTHIMSWLGLEEEDVESILEYHGFVLKKFEESYMVKEGPFLSSDKDFPTKCSQLVHLKKSPRIIDDIYSGPPISHITEERETGVYNEFDMVDQRADASEVDTREISSNDVIHDYEANITQRAITQSRKLLEEQPIPLLNRETDAKVAEAFLPSSTSLVDHNVSNHAQRIDDAQMIELENDATMDQTILPKHEVNVVRDLASVSSPAPVSSLAPVSSLLNNVGDSSASQMDIERELDNEDQLLVLHHKNKVAEEKLRLILRKWKHQATKKRETREQKNTLANAALCSLSVGVPFRQSQHIPRLAYSELNINHALRARYEKLSKSWSTINVSELVAPVLHTRNPDASCLCWKLLIPVQPLLKEGQISRWLLSKVMGSSKENHKPIVSMPHLSIWSWISTQLSPFYNCCLSIIQEVVFDNNDMIPEDDIVSGTSAVVFLVSESIPWEIQKVQLHNVLASIPSGSKLPLLILSSDVYAEENTDSSHSIIRRLGLHDADMTRIYSFSVVFLCDNDPQVKSNGFLKDDKLRGGLLWLAKHSPLQPTVSPVETHGVVLSYLRSSLEFLENGDTSYFGPNHFISIFNAALDGLVEGISAAASTNVNHWPSPEVDLLEKSSNERIFVDRYLPSIGWSSPVRIQSLIRLIKGCKLPPFVNEMPWLKEGSHMGLKIPDQKLALQECLISYMTQSCQMLNADLAAIEAEILVQTAAYPELRGSCYYIIPRWSVIFRRIQNWRLINLKTGGCSVAYLLEQHLDRLTAMPLNSSSMMQDLERKIGEEEYRTMHSFSTKPSFDEIVEICCNIPLAEQPMSPPEPLDSSPMVHETGDALKSENLAVDKDEVLKCNKSGNGENGRSAISFFKMDDKLSMLLEKCTRLQDTIDEKLAFYF; from the exons GTATCCTGTCACTTCTTCTGGTTTTGCCAGCCAACTAAATGAACCAGTTAGGCTAGGTCATCCCACAAATCAAGGCAGAGTTTTGCTTGGTGCAACACATGGCACTGCAAGCCATGTTGAAGCTAAGTTTCCATCTCAGTTTTCCAACTACCATGTTCCGGGAAGAACTAGATCACCGGTGTTGCCATCTCATGATGCTGCTAATCTTGTGAACCATTATCCTACTGTCGATCACATAAG GCATTCTGTCACATCTTCTAGTTTTGGCAACCAACTAAATGAGCCACTTAGGCTGGGTCATCCCGCAAATCATGACAGACTTTTGCCTGGTGCAACGCATGCCACTGCAAGCCATGTTGAGGCCAAGTTACCATCTCAGTTTTCCAACTACCATGTTCCTGGAAGGACCAATTCACCTACAGTGCCATCTCGTGATGCTGTTAATCTTGAGAACTATAATCCTACTGCTGATCACAGAAG GAATCCTGTCACTTCTAGTTTTGTCAGCCAACTAAATGAGCCACTTAGGCTAGGTCATCCCACAAATCATGACAGACTTTTGCCAAGTGCAACACATGCCACTGCAAGCCATATTGAGGCTAAGTTTCCATCTCAGTTTTCCAACTACCATGTTCCTGGAAGGACCAATTCACCAACAGTGCCATCTCGTGATGCTGTTAATCTTGAGAACTATAATCCTCCTGCTGATCAAAGAAG GAATCCTGTCACTTCTAGTTTTGTCAGCCAACTAAATGAGCCACTTAGGCTAGGTCATCCCACAAATCATGACAGGCATTTGCCTGGTGCAACCCATGTCACTGCAAGCCATGTTGATGCTAAGTTTCCATCTCAGTTTTCCAACTACCATGTTCCTGCAAGGACCAGGTCACCAACTTTGCCATCTCGTGATGCTGCTAATCTTGTGAATCATTATCCTACTGCTGATCAAAGAAG GCATTCTATCACATCTTCTAGTTTTGGCAACCAACTAGATGAGCCACTTGGGCCAGGTCATCCCACAAATCAAGACAGACCTTGGCATGCGGCAGAACACATCACTGGAAGTCAAGATGTTGAGGCTAAATTCCCATCTCAGGTTTCCAACTACCGTGTTCCTGGAACGACCAGGTCACCTACCTTGCCATCTGGTGATGCTGCTAATCTTGTGAACCATCATCCTACTGCTGATCACAGAAG GCATGACATAACCCCTCCTAGAGTGACCAATCAAAGGAAGCCACCTGTTCAGCACTCTAATTCGCCACCTCCAGAGAGGTTGAAAATGGTAGATTATTCTGATATATATGGTACTGGAGTGGATGCTTCATCAAAGCATTCTTTTTCTAAAGAACCCAAAAGGGCCAGGTCTCCCTACCCACCATCTGCTGCTGTTGTTGGCTCATCTTCTGTCCAACATGATTTTGAGAG AGAAATGCAAGCAAAGGCAAGACGGTTGGCCCGCTTCAATTTTGAGCTAACCCAACCAGCAGAAAACCTGCTTGATGCGAATCGTAAGACTCCAGAAAATAAGCTCAGTCAAGCTTCTGTGGACAAATGGGATGCAGATAAACCTGCTGAAGCTAGGGACTCATTAAACAGAGAGAATTTACTTGAAATTGAAAGTTCAGAATCATCTCCAGTGGTGGTCGGGCTATGTCCAGACATGTGTCCAG AATCAGAAAGAGGGGAACGTGAGAGGAAAGGGGATCTCGATAAGTATGAGAGATTGGATGGTGACAGAAACCAAACTAGCAAGTATCTTGCTGTTAAAAAG TATAACAGGACAGCAGAGCGTGAAGTTGACTTGATCAGGCCTATGCCAGTGCTGCAGATGACAGTTGATTATCTTCTGAATTTGTTAAATCAACCTTATAATGAGGATTTCTTGAGCATTTACAACTTCTTGTGGGATAGAATGCGAGCAATAAGGATGGACCTTAGAATGCAACATATTTTCGGCCGCCAGGCTATGGTCATGCTTGAGCAAATG ATTAGACTTCATATTGTTGCTATGCATGAGCTTTGTGAATATAATAAAGGAGAGGGCTTCTCGGAGGGGTTTGATGCACATCTAAATATTGAACAGATGAATAAGACATCGGTTGAGCTGTTTCAGATGTATGATGATCACAGAAAGCAAGGAATCAGTGTGCCTACAGAAAAGGAGTTTCGAGGTTATTATGCACTCCTGAAGTTAGATAAACATCCAGGATACAAA GTGGAACCTGCAGAGCTCTCACTTGACCTTGCTAAGATGACTCCTGAGATGAGATGCACCCAAGAAATTGTGTTTGCTCGAAATGTAGCAAG ATCTTGTCGAATAGGTAATTTTATTGCCTTCTTTCGTCTTGCGAGAAAAGCAACTTACCTGCAGGCCTGCTTGATGCATGCTCACTTTGCAAAG TTGAGAACACAGGCACTTGCTTCCCTGCATGGTAGTCTTCAAAATAATCAAGGTATCCCTGTCACACACATCATGAGCTGGCTAGGGTTGGAG GAGGAGGATGTAGAAAGTATTCTAGAATATCATGGATTTGTACtaaagaaatttgaggagagCTACATGGTGAAGGAAGGTCCATTTCTTAGTAGTGACAAGGATTTTCCTACAAAGTGTTCACAGCTTGTGCATCTCAAGAAGTCACCAAGAATTATTGATGATATTTATTCTGGTCCTCCCATATCTCACATCACTGAGGAAAGAGAAACAGGGGTGTATAATGAGTTCGACATGGTTGATCAGAGAGCTGATGCATCTGAAGTAGATACTCGGGAAATTTCAAGCAATGATGTAATTCATGATTATGAAGCCAACATCACTCAGAGGGCCATTACACAATCTAGAAAGCTCCTTGAGGAGCAGCCAATACCCTTATTAAACAGAGAAACTGATGCCAAAGTAGCAGAAGCCTTTCTTCCAAGCAGTACTTCTTTAGTGGATCACAATGTAAGTAACCATGCACAACGAattgatgatgcacaaatgattGAATTAGAAAATGATGCCACCATGGATCAGACAATTTTGCCCAAACATGAAGTAAATGTGGTCAGAGATCTAGCATCTGTCAGTTCTCCAGCACCTGTCAGTTCTCTAGCACCTGTCAGTTCTCTACTCAACAATGTAGGTGATAGTTCAGCATCTCAAATGGATATAGAGAGAGAACTAGATAATGAAGACCAGTTGCTTGTGCTTCACCACAAGAATAAAGTTGCCGAGGAGAAGCTAAGGCTGATCTTGAG GAAGTGGAAGCATCAAGCAACAAAAAAGAGAGAAACCCGTGAGCAGAAAAATACGCTAGCAAATGCTGCACTGTGCTCGCTTTCAGTGGGAGTTCCTTTCCGACAAAGTCAACAT attCCCAGGCTTGCTTATAGTGAGCTTAACATTAACCATGCTTTGAGAGCGAGATACGAGAAACTAAGCAAATCATGGTCAACAATTAATGTGTCGGAACTGGTTGCACCAGTATTACACACAAGAAATCCTGATGCCAGTTGCCTTTGCTGGAAGCTGCTTATTCCTGTCCAGCCATTGCTTAAAGAGGGTCAAATTTCAAGATGGTTGCTCTCAAAAGTTATGGGTTCTAGTAAGGAAAACCACAAGCCAATAGTTTCTATGCCCCACTTATCTATATGGAGTTGGATCAGTACCCAACTTAGTCCTTTCTATAACTGTTGCCTGTCTATTATTCAGGAGGTTGTGTTTGACAATAATGATATGATTCCTGAAGATGATATTGTTTCTGGAACTAGCGCTGTTGTATTTCTTGTATCAGAAAGTATTCCATGGGAAATTCAGAAGGTGCAACTTCATAATGTTCTAGCATCTATACCATCTGGATCAAAATTACCCCTCCTGATACTAAGCAGTGATGTATATGCTGAAGAAAATACTGATTCTTCGCATTCAATAATTAGGaggcttggacttcatgatgcagACATGACTAGAATATACTCGTTTTCAGTTGTCTTCCTATGTGATAACGACCCTCAGGTGAAGTCGAATGGTTTTCTCAAGGATGATAAATTGAGAGGGGGTCTGCTATGGCTGGCAAAGCATTCACCCTTACAACCTACTGTTAGTCCAGTGGAGACTCATGGAGTTGTTCTGAGCTACTTGAGATCTTCATTGGAGTTTCTAGAAAATGGTGATACCTCTTATTTTGGTCCAAACCATTTCATCTCAATCTTCAATGCAGCACTGGACGGATTGGTCGAGGGGATTTCAGCAGCTGCATCCACAAATGTAAACCATTGGCCAAGTCCCGAGGTTGATCTGCTTGAGAAGTCTAGCAATGAACGCATTTTTGTGGATAGGTACTTACCAAGCATTGGATGGAGCTCACCTGTGAGAATTCAATCACTCATCAGATTGATAAAGGGCTGTAAGCTACCACCGTTTGTAAATGAAATGCCTTGGCTAAAAGAAGGTTCTCATATGGGCTTGAAGATTCCAGATCAAAAGCTGGCCCTTCAAGAATGTTTGATAAGCTACATGACCCAATCATGCCAGATGTTAAATGCTGATCTAGCTGCTATAGAGGCAGAAATACTGGTACAGACTGCTGCATATCCTGAGCTTCGTGGTTCGTGTTACTATATCATTCCAAGATGGTCTGTGATATTCAGGAGGATTCAGAACTGGCGGTTAATTAATCTGAAAACTGGGGGTTGCTCTGTTGCATATTTGTTGGAGCAGCATCTGGACAGGCTTACTGCTATGCCATTAAACTCAAGTTCCATGATGCAGGATTTGGAGAGGAAAATCGGTGAAGAAGAGTATCGAACAATGCATTCTTTTTCAACAAAACCTTCTTTTGATGAAATTGTGGAGATTTGCTGCAATATTCCACTTGCAGAGCAGCCCATGTCACCGCCTGAGCCTTTAGATTCATCTCCCATGGTGCATGAAACTGGTGATGCTCTGAAGTCTGAAAATTTAGCTGTGGACAAGGATGAGGTTCTCAAGTGTAACAAATCAGGGAATGGAGAAAATGGAAGATCAGCTATTTCTTTCTTCAAGATGGATGACAAATTGTCCATGCTCTTGGAGAAATGTACAAGACTGCAAGACACCATAGATGAAAAACTTGCATTCTATTTTTGA
- the LOC135638690 gene encoding SAC3 family protein B-like isoform X1 — translation MAFHDFKHCPGPSAPPSSQVPVIFPSGPSTPKTNIFYEKGRFPSAQINQPRQRQGKVSSRAQRYPVTSSGFASQLNEPVRLGHPTNQGRVLLGATHGTASHVEAKFPSQFSNYHVPGRTRSPVLPSHDAANLVNHYPTVDHIRHSVTSSSFGNQLNEPLRLGHPANHDRLLPGATHATASHVEAKLPSQFSNYHVPGRTNSPTVPSRDAVNLENYNPTADHRRNPVTSSFVSQLNEPLRLGHPTNHDRLLPSATHATASHIEAKFPSQFSNYHVPGRTNSPTVPSRDAVNLENYNPPADQRRNPVTSSFVSQLNEPLRLGHPTNHDRHLPGATHVTASHVDAKFPSQFSNYHVPARTRSPTLPSRDAANLVNHYPTADQRRHSITSSSFGNQLDEPLGPGHPTNQDRPWHAAEHITGSQDVEAKFPSQVSNYRVPGTTRSPTLPSGDAANLVNHHPTADHRRSQIHTNVHIGNANADNSNITLPSFSFDEEAKRHDITPPRVTNQRKPPVQHSNSPPPERLKMVDYSDIYGTGVDASSKHSFSKEPKRARSPYPPSAAVVGSSSVQHDFEREMQAKARRLARFNFELTQPAENLLDANRKTPENKLSQASVDKWDADKPAEARDSLNRENLLEIESSESSPVVVGLCPDMCPESERGERERKGDLDKYERLDGDRNQTSKYLAVKKYNRTAEREVDLIRPMPVLQMTVDYLLNLLNQPYNEDFLSIYNFLWDRMRAIRMDLRMQHIFGRQAMVMLEQMIRLHIVAMHELCEYNKGEGFSEGFDAHLNIEQMNKTSVELFQMYDDHRKQGISVPTEKEFRGYYALLKLDKHPGYKVEPAELSLDLAKMTPEMRCTQEIVFARNVARSCRIGNFIAFFRLARKATYLQACLMHAHFAKLRTQALASLHGSLQNNQGIPVTHIMSWLGLEEEDVESILEYHGFVLKKFEESYMVKEGPFLSSDKDFPTKCSQLVHLKKSPRIIDDIYSGPPISHITEERETGVYNEFDMVDQRADASEVDTREISSNDVIHDYEANITQRAITQSRKLLEEQPIPLLNRETDAKVAEAFLPSSTSLVDHNVSNHAQRIDDAQMIELENDATMDQTILPKHEVNVVRDLASVSSPAPVSSLAPVSSLLNNVGDSSASQMDIERELDNEDQLLVLHHKNKVAEEKLRLILRKWKHQATKKRETREQKNTLANAALCSLSVGVPFRQSQHIPRLAYSELNINHALRARYEKLSKSWSTINVSELVAPVLHTRNPDASCLCWKLLIPVQPLLKEGQISRWLLSKVMGSSKENHKPIVSMPHLSIWSWISTQLSPFYNCCLSIIQEVVFDNNDMIPEDDIVSGTSAVVFLVSESIPWEIQKVQLHNVLASIPSGSKLPLLILSSDVYAEENTDSSHSIIRRLGLHDADMTRIYSFSVVFLCDNDPQVKSNGFLKDDKLRGGLLWLAKHSPLQPTVSPVETHGVVLSYLRSSLEFLENGDTSYFGPNHFISIFNAALDGLVEGISAAASTNVNHWPSPEVDLLEKSSNERIFVDRYLPSIGWSSPVRIQSLIRLIKGCKLPPFVNEMPWLKEGSHMGLKIPDQKLALQECLISYMTQSCQMLNADLAAIEAEILVQTAAYPELRGSCYYIIPRWSVIFRRIQNWRLINLKTGGCSVAYLLEQHLDRLTAMPLNSSSMMQDLERKIGEEEYRTMHSFSTKPSFDEIVEICCNIPLAEQPMSPPEPLDSSPMVHETGDALKSENLAVDKDEVLKCNKSGNGENGRSAISFFKMDDKLSMLLEKCTRLQDTIDEKLAFYF, via the exons GTATCCTGTCACTTCTTCTGGTTTTGCCAGCCAACTAAATGAACCAGTTAGGCTAGGTCATCCCACAAATCAAGGCAGAGTTTTGCTTGGTGCAACACATGGCACTGCAAGCCATGTTGAAGCTAAGTTTCCATCTCAGTTTTCCAACTACCATGTTCCGGGAAGAACTAGATCACCGGTGTTGCCATCTCATGATGCTGCTAATCTTGTGAACCATTATCCTACTGTCGATCACATAAG GCATTCTGTCACATCTTCTAGTTTTGGCAACCAACTAAATGAGCCACTTAGGCTGGGTCATCCCGCAAATCATGACAGACTTTTGCCTGGTGCAACGCATGCCACTGCAAGCCATGTTGAGGCCAAGTTACCATCTCAGTTTTCCAACTACCATGTTCCTGGAAGGACCAATTCACCTACAGTGCCATCTCGTGATGCTGTTAATCTTGAGAACTATAATCCTACTGCTGATCACAGAAG GAATCCTGTCACTTCTAGTTTTGTCAGCCAACTAAATGAGCCACTTAGGCTAGGTCATCCCACAAATCATGACAGACTTTTGCCAAGTGCAACACATGCCACTGCAAGCCATATTGAGGCTAAGTTTCCATCTCAGTTTTCCAACTACCATGTTCCTGGAAGGACCAATTCACCAACAGTGCCATCTCGTGATGCTGTTAATCTTGAGAACTATAATCCTCCTGCTGATCAAAGAAG GAATCCTGTCACTTCTAGTTTTGTCAGCCAACTAAATGAGCCACTTAGGCTAGGTCATCCCACAAATCATGACAGGCATTTGCCTGGTGCAACCCATGTCACTGCAAGCCATGTTGATGCTAAGTTTCCATCTCAGTTTTCCAACTACCATGTTCCTGCAAGGACCAGGTCACCAACTTTGCCATCTCGTGATGCTGCTAATCTTGTGAATCATTATCCTACTGCTGATCAAAGAAG GCATTCTATCACATCTTCTAGTTTTGGCAACCAACTAGATGAGCCACTTGGGCCAGGTCATCCCACAAATCAAGACAGACCTTGGCATGCGGCAGAACACATCACTGGAAGTCAAGATGTTGAGGCTAAATTCCCATCTCAGGTTTCCAACTACCGTGTTCCTGGAACGACCAGGTCACCTACCTTGCCATCTGGTGATGCTGCTAATCTTGTGAACCATCATCCTACTGCTGATCACAGAAG GTCTCAAATCCATACAAATGTGCATATTGGAAATGCAAATGCTGACAATTCAAACATCACATTACcatccttctcttttgatgaAGAAGCTAAGAG GCATGACATAACCCCTCCTAGAGTGACCAATCAAAGGAAGCCACCTGTTCAGCACTCTAATTCGCCACCTCCAGAGAGGTTGAAAATGGTAGATTATTCTGATATATATGGTACTGGAGTGGATGCTTCATCAAAGCATTCTTTTTCTAAAGAACCCAAAAGGGCCAGGTCTCCCTACCCACCATCTGCTGCTGTTGTTGGCTCATCTTCTGTCCAACATGATTTTGAGAG AGAAATGCAAGCAAAGGCAAGACGGTTGGCCCGCTTCAATTTTGAGCTAACCCAACCAGCAGAAAACCTGCTTGATGCGAATCGTAAGACTCCAGAAAATAAGCTCAGTCAAGCTTCTGTGGACAAATGGGATGCAGATAAACCTGCTGAAGCTAGGGACTCATTAAACAGAGAGAATTTACTTGAAATTGAAAGTTCAGAATCATCTCCAGTGGTGGTCGGGCTATGTCCAGACATGTGTCCAG AATCAGAAAGAGGGGAACGTGAGAGGAAAGGGGATCTCGATAAGTATGAGAGATTGGATGGTGACAGAAACCAAACTAGCAAGTATCTTGCTGTTAAAAAG TATAACAGGACAGCAGAGCGTGAAGTTGACTTGATCAGGCCTATGCCAGTGCTGCAGATGACAGTTGATTATCTTCTGAATTTGTTAAATCAACCTTATAATGAGGATTTCTTGAGCATTTACAACTTCTTGTGGGATAGAATGCGAGCAATAAGGATGGACCTTAGAATGCAACATATTTTCGGCCGCCAGGCTATGGTCATGCTTGAGCAAATG ATTAGACTTCATATTGTTGCTATGCATGAGCTTTGTGAATATAATAAAGGAGAGGGCTTCTCGGAGGGGTTTGATGCACATCTAAATATTGAACAGATGAATAAGACATCGGTTGAGCTGTTTCAGATGTATGATGATCACAGAAAGCAAGGAATCAGTGTGCCTACAGAAAAGGAGTTTCGAGGTTATTATGCACTCCTGAAGTTAGATAAACATCCAGGATACAAA GTGGAACCTGCAGAGCTCTCACTTGACCTTGCTAAGATGACTCCTGAGATGAGATGCACCCAAGAAATTGTGTTTGCTCGAAATGTAGCAAG ATCTTGTCGAATAGGTAATTTTATTGCCTTCTTTCGTCTTGCGAGAAAAGCAACTTACCTGCAGGCCTGCTTGATGCATGCTCACTTTGCAAAG TTGAGAACACAGGCACTTGCTTCCCTGCATGGTAGTCTTCAAAATAATCAAGGTATCCCTGTCACACACATCATGAGCTGGCTAGGGTTGGAG GAGGAGGATGTAGAAAGTATTCTAGAATATCATGGATTTGTACtaaagaaatttgaggagagCTACATGGTGAAGGAAGGTCCATTTCTTAGTAGTGACAAGGATTTTCCTACAAAGTGTTCACAGCTTGTGCATCTCAAGAAGTCACCAAGAATTATTGATGATATTTATTCTGGTCCTCCCATATCTCACATCACTGAGGAAAGAGAAACAGGGGTGTATAATGAGTTCGACATGGTTGATCAGAGAGCTGATGCATCTGAAGTAGATACTCGGGAAATTTCAAGCAATGATGTAATTCATGATTATGAAGCCAACATCACTCAGAGGGCCATTACACAATCTAGAAAGCTCCTTGAGGAGCAGCCAATACCCTTATTAAACAGAGAAACTGATGCCAAAGTAGCAGAAGCCTTTCTTCCAAGCAGTACTTCTTTAGTGGATCACAATGTAAGTAACCATGCACAACGAattgatgatgcacaaatgattGAATTAGAAAATGATGCCACCATGGATCAGACAATTTTGCCCAAACATGAAGTAAATGTGGTCAGAGATCTAGCATCTGTCAGTTCTCCAGCACCTGTCAGTTCTCTAGCACCTGTCAGTTCTCTACTCAACAATGTAGGTGATAGTTCAGCATCTCAAATGGATATAGAGAGAGAACTAGATAATGAAGACCAGTTGCTTGTGCTTCACCACAAGAATAAAGTTGCCGAGGAGAAGCTAAGGCTGATCTTGAG GAAGTGGAAGCATCAAGCAACAAAAAAGAGAGAAACCCGTGAGCAGAAAAATACGCTAGCAAATGCTGCACTGTGCTCGCTTTCAGTGGGAGTTCCTTTCCGACAAAGTCAACAT attCCCAGGCTTGCTTATAGTGAGCTTAACATTAACCATGCTTTGAGAGCGAGATACGAGAAACTAAGCAAATCATGGTCAACAATTAATGTGTCGGAACTGGTTGCACCAGTATTACACACAAGAAATCCTGATGCCAGTTGCCTTTGCTGGAAGCTGCTTATTCCTGTCCAGCCATTGCTTAAAGAGGGTCAAATTTCAAGATGGTTGCTCTCAAAAGTTATGGGTTCTAGTAAGGAAAACCACAAGCCAATAGTTTCTATGCCCCACTTATCTATATGGAGTTGGATCAGTACCCAACTTAGTCCTTTCTATAACTGTTGCCTGTCTATTATTCAGGAGGTTGTGTTTGACAATAATGATATGATTCCTGAAGATGATATTGTTTCTGGAACTAGCGCTGTTGTATTTCTTGTATCAGAAAGTATTCCATGGGAAATTCAGAAGGTGCAACTTCATAATGTTCTAGCATCTATACCATCTGGATCAAAATTACCCCTCCTGATACTAAGCAGTGATGTATATGCTGAAGAAAATACTGATTCTTCGCATTCAATAATTAGGaggcttggacttcatgatgcagACATGACTAGAATATACTCGTTTTCAGTTGTCTTCCTATGTGATAACGACCCTCAGGTGAAGTCGAATGGTTTTCTCAAGGATGATAAATTGAGAGGGGGTCTGCTATGGCTGGCAAAGCATTCACCCTTACAACCTACTGTTAGTCCAGTGGAGACTCATGGAGTTGTTCTGAGCTACTTGAGATCTTCATTGGAGTTTCTAGAAAATGGTGATACCTCTTATTTTGGTCCAAACCATTTCATCTCAATCTTCAATGCAGCACTGGACGGATTGGTCGAGGGGATTTCAGCAGCTGCATCCACAAATGTAAACCATTGGCCAAGTCCCGAGGTTGATCTGCTTGAGAAGTCTAGCAATGAACGCATTTTTGTGGATAGGTACTTACCAAGCATTGGATGGAGCTCACCTGTGAGAATTCAATCACTCATCAGATTGATAAAGGGCTGTAAGCTACCACCGTTTGTAAATGAAATGCCTTGGCTAAAAGAAGGTTCTCATATGGGCTTGAAGATTCCAGATCAAAAGCTGGCCCTTCAAGAATGTTTGATAAGCTACATGACCCAATCATGCCAGATGTTAAATGCTGATCTAGCTGCTATAGAGGCAGAAATACTGGTACAGACTGCTGCATATCCTGAGCTTCGTGGTTCGTGTTACTATATCATTCCAAGATGGTCTGTGATATTCAGGAGGATTCAGAACTGGCGGTTAATTAATCTGAAAACTGGGGGTTGCTCTGTTGCATATTTGTTGGAGCAGCATCTGGACAGGCTTACTGCTATGCCATTAAACTCAAGTTCCATGATGCAGGATTTGGAGAGGAAAATCGGTGAAGAAGAGTATCGAACAATGCATTCTTTTTCAACAAAACCTTCTTTTGATGAAATTGTGGAGATTTGCTGCAATATTCCACTTGCAGAGCAGCCCATGTCACCGCCTGAGCCTTTAGATTCATCTCCCATGGTGCATGAAACTGGTGATGCTCTGAAGTCTGAAAATTTAGCTGTGGACAAGGATGAGGTTCTCAAGTGTAACAAATCAGGGAATGGAGAAAATGGAAGATCAGCTATTTCTTTCTTCAAGATGGATGACAAATTGTCCATGCTCTTGGAGAAATGTACAAGACTGCAAGACACCATAGATGAAAAACTTGCATTCTATTTTTGA